One Roseimaritima multifibrata DNA window includes the following coding sequences:
- a CDS encoding plasmid partition protein ParG produces the protein MSKRITMSARPKPKPEVDNWVEMRESSIDVKPRTKPKRLTIDIDPELHTELKISCAKRGIQIADLLRNLIEGDVRRHDRG, from the coding sequence ATGAGCAAACGAATCACCATGTCAGCACGCCCAAAGCCGAAACCCGAGGTCGACAATTGGGTGGAAATGCGAGAATCGTCGATTGATGTTAAACCGAGAACCAAACCAAAGCGGTTAACCATCGATATCGATCCCGAACTGCACACCGAGCTAAAAATCAGCTGCGCCAAGCGAGGCATTCAAATCGCCGACCTCCTGAGAAACTTGATTGAAGGCGATGTTCGCAGGCACGACCGTGGGTAA